In Kaistella faecalis, a genomic segment contains:
- the rplI gene encoding 50S ribosomal protein L9, with amino-acid sequence MEIILKKDVENLGLEFDTVNVKPGYARNFLLPQGLALLATPKNKANLEATLEARKEEEAKLVAEATAIVEQLKKTDITIATKVGSGDKLFGSINNANLSEELAKKGVNVDKKYIKIPGNTIKRTGKFAAQIRLHRNVEHTYEFDIVSDAPPAPAAPKAAPAPKKVEETPAEEA; translated from the coding sequence ATGGAAATTATCCTAAAAAAAGATGTAGAGAACTTAGGACTTGAGTTCGATACCGTAAACGTAAAGCCAGGTTATGCAAGAAACTTCTTGTTACCACAAGGTTTGGCACTTTTGGCAACCCCAAAAAACAAAGCAAATCTTGAAGCTACTTTAGAAGCAAGAAAAGAAGAAGAAGCAAAATTAGTTGCTGAAGCTACTGCAATTGTAGAACAACTGAAGAAAACAGATATCACTATCGCTACAAAAGTAGGTTCTGGTGATAAACTTTTCGGATCTATCAACAATGCAAACCTTTCTGAAGAATTAGCTAAAAAAGGTGTTAACGTTGACAAGAAATATATCAAAATTCCTGGAAACACAATTAAGAGAACCGGTAAATTTGCTGCGCAGATCCGTTTGCACAGAAATGTAGAGCACACTTACGAATTCGATATCGTATCTGACGCTCCACCAGCACCAGCTGCTCCTAAAGCTGCTCCAGCTCCAAAAAAAGTTGAAGAAACTCCTGCTGAAGAAGCATAA
- a CDS encoding chloride channel protein, with protein MLRIFVYLRRSIKKSFDNLQNEKLKHNLLQAIPFWIGSLITGFIAVMYAQIFTWGEKLMNLIFDWNAWMIFIIAPTGFVLSWWLVKEFAPYSKGSGIPQVMAAVELANPKEHTKIRHLLSLKIIVFKILSSLALVIGGGAVGREGPTIQIAGSVFRKVNEYLPDWWPKISKKNMIMTGAAAGLSAAFNTPLGGIVFAVEELSKTHINYFKTALFTAVIIAGLTAQTLAGSYLYLGYPKTADVSLMVMFPVILVAGISGVLASQLSVFMLAINSWKKRLKSDRSNIIFLVISALIIASLAFFVNREILGSGKEIMERTLFTDDKHEEWYMPIFRMIGPALSFTSGGAGGIFAPALSAGASVGSVISGWINLTPNETNVVILGGMVAFLTGITRAPFTSAIIVLEMTDRHSLIFHLMLAGMVSSLISLMVSRRSLYDALKISYLEELRGEKKS; from the coding sequence ATGCTCCGAATTTTTGTTTACCTGCGCCGCAGTATTAAAAAATCCTTTGACAATCTCCAGAACGAAAAACTGAAACACAATCTGTTGCAGGCGATTCCTTTTTGGATCGGGTCACTCATTACCGGATTTATAGCCGTCATGTACGCGCAAATATTCACCTGGGGCGAAAAGCTGATGAATCTAATCTTCGACTGGAACGCGTGGATGATTTTCATTATCGCACCCACTGGTTTCGTGCTGTCCTGGTGGCTGGTAAAAGAATTCGCACCTTATTCAAAAGGCAGCGGAATTCCGCAGGTAATGGCTGCGGTAGAACTCGCAAACCCGAAAGAACACACCAAAATCCGTCATCTTTTAAGTCTGAAAATCATTGTTTTTAAAATTTTATCAAGTTTGGCGCTGGTAATTGGTGGTGGTGCTGTAGGACGTGAAGGTCCGACGATTCAGATTGCAGGTTCAGTCTTCAGAAAAGTCAACGAATATCTTCCTGACTGGTGGCCTAAAATATCTAAAAAGAATATGATCATGACCGGTGCTGCAGCTGGACTCTCGGCAGCATTCAATACACCATTAGGAGGAATTGTATTCGCTGTGGAAGAACTCTCGAAAACCCATATCAATTACTTTAAAACCGCACTTTTTACCGCTGTAATTATTGCGGGTTTAACCGCGCAAACGCTTGCCGGATCTTATCTCTATCTGGGTTATCCTAAAACTGCGGATGTAAGTTTAATGGTAATGTTTCCCGTGATCCTGGTTGCCGGAATTTCCGGAGTTTTAGCAAGTCAGCTTTCTGTTTTTATGCTCGCCATTAACTCCTGGAAAAAAAGATTGAAAAGCGACCGCAGCAACATTATTTTTCTTGTAATTTCTGCTTTAATAATTGCTTCTTTAGCCTTTTTTGTAAACCGAGAAATTCTGGGCTCCGGAAAGGAAATTATGGAGAGAACCCTGTTCACCGATGATAAACATGAAGAGTGGTACATGCCCATTTTCAGGATGATCGGGCCGGCATTATCTTTTACCTCAGGTGGCGCAGGCGGAATTTTTGCACCGGCACTTTCGGCAGGAGCCAGCGTAGGATCTGTGATTTCCGGCTGGATAAATTTAACACCCAATGAGACCAATGTGGTAATTCTGGGAGGAATGGTGGCCTTTCTTACAGGAATTACGCGGGCACCTTTTACCTCTGCCATTATTGTATTGGAAATGACCGACAGACACTCTTTAATTTTCCATCTTATGCTTGCCGGAATGGTTTCGTCACTCATCTCATTAATGGTAAGCAGAAGATCGTTATACGATGCGCTAAAGATTTCTTATCTGGAAGAACTCAGGGGTGAGAAAAAGTCATAA
- a CDS encoding FMN-binding glutamate synthase family protein — MRDKFIKWGIVILIAVWMIALLIRAHYWIPILLTAIYALGIHNSFQTKHAILRNFPVLGYFRYIFEGISPEMQQYFIERETDGKPFPRNQRSAVYRRSKNISDTVPFGTQLEINQRKYEGIKHSIYAKSPKEELPKVWVGGEQCTQKYHASLFNISAMSFGSLSDRAQMSLNRGAKKGGFYHNTGEGGISPYHLEGGDLCWQIGTGYFGCRDEEGKFSPEIFTKNSTIPNVKMIEIKISQGAKPGHGGVLPGAKNTPEIAAIRHVQPGLTIISPPSHSAFSDAAGLLKFVQQLRELSGGKPVGFKLCIGDTREFEDICVQMNVLKIYPDFITIDGAEGGTGAAPPEFSDGVGMPLEPALIFVNRTLNNFNLRDKVKIIASGKVLTSLDILRAIAMGADMCNNARGFMFALGCIQALRCNTNNCPTGVATQDKMLIKGLDVTDKSERVYHFHKNTLHTCNELIAAAGKDSYDEVDATMFMRGDEFDHLSDVYFPDILGNVKHKATQY, encoded by the coding sequence ATGAGAGACAAATTCATTAAGTGGGGAATAGTTATCCTGATTGCAGTTTGGATGATTGCTTTGCTGATTAGGGCGCACTATTGGATTCCAATTTTGTTAACAGCCATCTATGCTCTGGGAATCCATAACAGTTTTCAGACAAAACATGCTATTCTTCGTAACTTTCCCGTGTTGGGATACTTCAGATATATTTTTGAAGGTATTTCTCCGGAAATGCAGCAGTATTTTATTGAAAGAGAAACGGACGGAAAACCATTCCCCCGTAATCAGCGGTCCGCAGTGTACCGCCGTTCGAAAAACATCAGTGATACCGTTCCGTTTGGTACACAGTTGGAGATTAATCAAAGGAAATACGAAGGAATTAAGCACTCGATCTACGCAAAATCACCTAAAGAGGAATTGCCGAAGGTTTGGGTCGGAGGCGAGCAGTGTACCCAAAAATACCACGCTTCCTTATTTAATATTTCGGCGATGAGTTTTGGTTCCTTAAGTGACCGGGCTCAAATGTCCCTGAACAGAGGTGCAAAAAAAGGCGGTTTTTACCATAACACAGGCGAAGGTGGAATTTCTCCTTATCACTTGGAGGGCGGTGATTTATGCTGGCAGATCGGTACAGGATACTTCGGCTGTAGAGACGAAGAAGGAAAATTTTCCCCTGAAATTTTTACTAAAAATTCCACAATTCCAAATGTGAAAATGATCGAGATCAAGATTTCACAGGGAGCAAAACCTGGTCATGGCGGGGTTTTACCGGGCGCCAAAAATACACCGGAGATTGCAGCGATAAGACACGTACAGCCTGGACTTACCATTATTTCGCCTCCTTCGCATTCTGCTTTTTCAGATGCGGCCGGACTGTTGAAATTTGTGCAGCAGCTAAGAGAACTTTCCGGTGGCAAACCCGTTGGATTTAAGCTTTGTATCGGTGATACCAGAGAGTTTGAAGATATCTGCGTTCAGATGAATGTACTTAAAATATATCCCGATTTTATTACTATTGACGGAGCAGAAGGTGGAACGGGAGCTGCACCTCCGGAATTTTCCGATGGAGTAGGAATGCCGCTTGAGCCGGCTTTGATTTTCGTGAACAGAACACTTAATAATTTCAACCTTCGTGATAAAGTGAAAATTATCGCCAGCGGAAAAGTTCTTACTTCACTAGACATTTTGCGCGCGATTGCAATGGGTGCGGATATGTGTAACAATGCACGTGGATTTATGTTTGCATTGGGCTGTATTCAGGCCTTAAGATGTAACACGAATAATTGTCCAACAGGAGTCGCAACTCAGGACAAAATGCTTATTAAAGGGCTGGATGTTACTGATAAAAGTGAAAGAGTTTACCATTTTCACAAGAATACACTTCATACCTGCAACGAACTGATTGCAGCTGCCGGTAAAGATTCTTATGATGAGGTTGACGCGACCATGTTTATGAGAGGTGATGAATTTGATCATCTGTCGGATGTTTATTTCCCGGATATTTTAGGGAATGTAAAACATAAAGCAACCCAATACTAA
- the bglX gene encoding beta-glucosidase BglX, translated as MKKLLLVAAMALSSCLLAQEMVTKPVQAYQTPQYNAKKKAFVDALLAKMTVDEKIGQLNLPSAGDFTTGTAQNSDIGKKIEDGLVGGLFNIKGADKIRAVQKVAVEKSRLKIPLIFGMDVIHGYETNFPIPLGLAASWDMNLIQQSARVAAREASADGISWTFSPMTDISREPRWGRISEGSGEDPYLGSEIAKHMVYGYQGKDLSLSNTIMACVKHFALYGAGEAGMDYNTVDMSHVRMFNEYFPPYKAAVDAGVGSVMASFNEVDGIPATGNRWLQTEVLRNKWGFGGFVVTDYTGINEMIDHGMGDLQQVSAMSLKAGIDMDMVGEGFLKTLKKSLQEGKVTQAEIDMAARRVLEAKYDLGLFEDPYRYGDAKLAAKEVNSLENRNIARNTAAQSMVLLKNENNVLPLKKSGTVAVIGPLVNNSLNMAGTWSVAAKHANAVSLMKGLQDNFGKEVKFISAKGANIDYSEKLENIYAAHGKLTDRDNRPKEVILKEAMDVAQKADVIVLAIGESAEMSGESSSRSEITIPQSQIDLLNELKKTGKPIAMVLFTGRPLALTNVKDVPDAMLNVWFSGTEAGNAIADVLFGKVNPSGKLPVTFPRSLGQVPIYYNHKNTGRPLSAEKTDKCEYDRFRANYMDECNTPLYPFGYGLSYTSFTYSDMSVSNTNPKGKQTVQVSVNLKNSGNYDGAEVVQLYIRDLVGSITRPVKELKGFQKVFLKKGESKKVTFNITPEDLKFYNNSLKYDWEAGEFEIMTGTNSQEVQRIKINWDK; from the coding sequence ATGAAGAAATTACTTTTAGTTGCTGCTATGGCACTATCTAGCTGCCTTTTAGCACAGGAAATGGTGACAAAACCGGTGCAGGCTTACCAGACGCCGCAGTACAATGCAAAGAAGAAAGCTTTTGTTGATGCATTACTTGCAAAGATGACAGTTGACGAAAAAATCGGTCAGCTCAATCTTCCAAGTGCAGGTGATTTCACTACCGGTACGGCCCAAAACTCCGATATCGGAAAAAAGATAGAAGACGGTCTTGTTGGCGGACTCTTCAATATTAAAGGCGCCGATAAAATACGCGCGGTGCAGAAAGTTGCGGTGGAGAAAAGCCGCCTCAAAATTCCTTTAATTTTTGGAATGGATGTAATCCACGGATATGAAACCAATTTCCCGATTCCTCTTGGTTTAGCGGCTTCCTGGGATATGAATTTAATTCAGCAGTCAGCAAGGGTCGCTGCCCGAGAAGCTTCCGCAGATGGAATTTCCTGGACTTTCTCACCAATGACCGATATTTCCCGTGAACCAAGATGGGGCAGGATTTCTGAAGGTTCGGGAGAAGATCCTTATCTAGGGAGTGAAATCGCCAAACATATGGTCTATGGTTATCAAGGCAAAGATCTCTCTCTCAGCAACACGATCATGGCTTGTGTAAAGCATTTTGCACTTTATGGCGCCGGTGAAGCAGGAATGGATTATAATACGGTTGATATGAGCCATGTACGCATGTTCAACGAATATTTTCCTCCTTATAAAGCAGCGGTAGATGCAGGTGTAGGTTCTGTAATGGCTTCATTTAACGAAGTTGACGGAATTCCTGCGACCGGAAACCGATGGTTGCAGACCGAAGTTCTCCGAAACAAATGGGGCTTTGGCGGATTTGTAGTGACAGATTATACCGGGATTAATGAAATGATTGATCATGGAATGGGCGATCTTCAGCAGGTTTCTGCGATGTCGTTAAAAGCGGGAATCGATATGGATATGGTGGGCGAAGGTTTTCTGAAAACTTTAAAGAAATCTTTGCAGGAAGGAAAAGTTACCCAGGCAGAAATCGATATGGCTGCGAGAAGAGTTCTCGAAGCGAAATATGATTTAGGTCTTTTTGAAGATCCTTACCGCTATGGAGATGCAAAACTGGCGGCGAAAGAGGTTAACAGTCTTGAAAATAGAAATATTGCAAGAAACACCGCGGCACAATCGATGGTTTTATTGAAAAATGAGAATAACGTGTTACCTTTAAAAAAATCGGGAACTGTAGCAGTAATCGGTCCATTGGTTAATAATTCACTCAACATGGCCGGGACATGGAGTGTGGCTGCGAAACATGCCAATGCAGTGTCGTTGATGAAAGGACTTCAGGACAACTTTGGAAAAGAGGTGAAATTTATCTCAGCCAAAGGTGCTAATATTGATTACAGTGAAAAACTCGAAAATATTTATGCTGCCCACGGAAAACTCACTGACCGAGACAACCGTCCGAAAGAAGTAATTCTGAAAGAAGCGATGGATGTTGCTCAAAAAGCTGACGTAATCGTGCTCGCAATCGGCGAATCTGCTGAAATGAGCGGCGAGTCATCATCAAGAAGCGAAATTACCATCCCACAGTCTCAGATTGATTTGTTGAACGAACTTAAAAAGACCGGAAAACCAATAGCAATGGTGCTTTTCACCGGAAGACCATTGGCTTTAACCAATGTGAAAGATGTTCCGGATGCCATGCTCAATGTTTGGTTTTCAGGAACCGAAGCCGGTAACGCTATTGCAGATGTGCTGTTCGGTAAAGTAAATCCTTCCGGTAAACTTCCCGTTACTTTCCCCAGAAGTTTAGGACAGGTTCCTATTTATTACAATCATAAAAATACAGGTCGGCCTTTAAGTGCCGAAAAAACAGATAAATGCGAGTATGACAGATTCCGTGCTAATTATATGGATGAATGCAACACGCCGCTTTATCCTTTCGGTTATGGATTAAGCTATACCAGTTTCACCTATTCCGATATGTCGGTTTCCAATACGAATCCAAAAGGAAAGCAAACCGTTCAGGTTTCGGTAAACCTAAAGAATTCGGGAAATTATGACGGGGCAGAAGTGGTGCAGTTATACATCCGCGATTTGGTGGGAAGTATTACACGGCCTGTAAAAGAATTGAAAGGTTTCCAGAAGGTTTTCCTCAAGAAAGGAGAAAGTAAAAAAGTAACTTTCAATATCACGCCCGAGGATTTAAAATTCTATAACAATTCCCTTAAATATGATTGGGAAGCAGGCGAATTCGAGATCATGACCGGTACCAATTCACAGGAGGTTCAGCGTATAAAAATCAATTGGGATAAATAA
- a CDS encoding prolyl oligopeptidase family serine peptidase — MKVLLTCLFTASCFFSLNLKGQEIKAEMSKETKRVQKISYILDYPKDAKGKVPLMVFLHGSGERGTNLEKVKANGPFNYKNLIKEPVAILAPQCPEGVWWDTETIYHLIKEIQQKYKIDESRIILTGLSMGGWGSLKLAMEHPELFSAVVAVCPPVDRLMKVRASQYKDLPMKIFHGANDDIVSPMNAIEIYQEIKKVNKNTELVIFPDDNHNSWDSTYSNPKLYEWMLAQKNQII, encoded by the coding sequence ATGAAAGTATTGTTAACATGTCTATTTACGGCATCGTGTTTCTTTTCTCTTAATCTTAAAGGTCAGGAAATTAAAGCTGAGATGAGTAAAGAAACCAAAAGGGTTCAGAAGATTTCTTATATTTTAGATTATCCTAAAGATGCGAAAGGCAAAGTTCCGCTTATGGTCTTTCTTCACGGCTCCGGCGAACGCGGAACTAACTTGGAAAAGGTAAAAGCCAACGGACCTTTCAACTACAAAAACCTGATAAAAGAACCGGTAGCAATTCTGGCACCCCAATGTCCCGAAGGAGTTTGGTGGGATACAGAAACCATTTATCATTTGATTAAAGAAATTCAGCAGAAATATAAAATCGATGAATCCAGAATCATCCTTACAGGCCTTTCCATGGGAGGTTGGGGTTCACTCAAACTCGCCATGGAACACCCGGAATTATTTTCAGCAGTTGTAGCAGTTTGTCCGCCTGTCGACCGGTTGATGAAAGTGCGTGCGAGCCAATACAAAGATTTACCAATGAAAATTTTCCATGGTGCTAATGATGATATTGTATCGCCAATGAACGCCATCGAGATTTATCAGGAGATCAAAAAAGTAAATAAAAATACAGAGCTCGTTATCTTTCCGGATGATAATCATAATTCCTGGGATTCTACATATTCCAATCCAAAATTATACGAATGGATGCTGGCTCAAAAAAATCAAATAATATAA
- a CDS encoding glucoamylase family protein, giving the protein MKKIFALSVMALSLLSSCNNVQKVAAEPESIQKFTDEQLMDRVQKDALKYFWDFAEPNSLMGRERYHEDFYPKNDTNVVTTGGSGFGLMTILVGVERGFIPRSEAVKRLTHIADFLAKADRHHGAWPHWLNGETGKTVSFGKKDNGGDIVETAFLVEGIITVREYFKNGNAEEKALARKMDDLWKGVEWNWYTKGGEKVLYWHWSPINGWEMNHKLQGYDETLVTYILAASSPTYPIDADTFYQGWTRNGTYTTTAEKYGYPLYVKHNGAEEYGGPMFWAHYSYLGLDPTGLSDRLVKNYFDLNRSHAMIQYSYSVENPKQWKGYGPNYWGFTASYTRNQDGTVGYDGHNPKNDRGVVTPTAALSSFPYTPKESMNVLRFLYTQKPEFIGSAGPYDATSIHYNNWFTPRYLAIDQGTIAPMIENYRTGLLWKLFMNAPEIKNGLKKLDFKSTKYNF; this is encoded by the coding sequence ATGAAGAAGATATTCGCACTTTCGGTTATGGCTTTGTCACTTTTAAGTTCCTGTAATAATGTACAGAAAGTGGCTGCAGAGCCGGAAAGTATACAGAAATTTACTGATGAGCAACTAATGGATCGCGTGCAGAAAGATGCACTCAAATATTTTTGGGATTTCGCCGAACCTAATTCTTTGATGGGTAGGGAACGCTACCATGAAGATTTTTATCCTAAAAATGATACCAATGTAGTTACCACAGGTGGCTCAGGTTTCGGACTGATGACGATTCTGGTAGGAGTAGAAAGAGGTTTCATCCCGAGAAGTGAAGCAGTAAAACGGTTAACTCATATCGCAGATTTTTTAGCAAAAGCTGACAGACATCACGGTGCCTGGCCTCATTGGCTTAATGGTGAGACCGGAAAAACGGTTTCATTCGGAAAAAAAGACAATGGTGGCGATATTGTAGAAACTGCGTTCCTTGTTGAAGGTATTATTACTGTTCGTGAATATTTTAAAAACGGAAATGCCGAAGAGAAAGCACTCGCAAGAAAAATGGACGATCTCTGGAAAGGCGTAGAATGGAACTGGTACACCAAAGGCGGAGAAAAAGTGCTTTACTGGCATTGGTCTCCTATTAATGGCTGGGAAATGAATCATAAACTTCAGGGCTATGATGAGACTTTAGTCACTTACATTCTCGCAGCTTCCTCGCCGACTTATCCCATTGATGCTGACACTTTCTATCAGGGCTGGACCCGAAACGGGACTTATACCACGACCGCAGAAAAATATGGGTATCCGCTTTACGTAAAACATAATGGAGCTGAAGAATATGGCGGACCTATGTTTTGGGCTCACTATTCTTATCTGGGATTAGATCCTACCGGATTATCCGACAGATTGGTGAAGAATTATTTTGATCTGAACCGCAGTCACGCCATGATTCAGTACAGTTACAGTGTCGAAAATCCTAAGCAATGGAAAGGTTATGGCCCGAATTACTGGGGGTTTACTGCAAGTTATACCAGAAATCAGGACGGTACCGTAGGTTACGATGGGCATAATCCTAAGAATGATCGCGGTGTGGTAACGCCAACTGCCGCCCTCAGCAGTTTCCCATATACGCCTAAAGAATCAATGAATGTTTTACGGTTTCTTTACACTCAGAAACCCGAATTTATCGGTTCTGCCGGACCTTATGATGCTACTTCAATTCATTACAACAATTGGTTTACTCCTAGATATCTGGCAATTGATCAGGGTACAATTGCACCAATGATCGAAAATTACCGCACCGGATTGCTTTGGAAATTATTTATGAACGCTCCCGAAATTAAAAACGGTTTAAAGAAACTGGATTTCAAATCAACAAAATATAATTTTTAA
- a CDS encoding glucoamylase family protein translates to MNLFRTISFSLATAILFSYGSCSNGREPDIVEPPIDPPHTTRYTDPQIVEMVQKDALKYFWDYAEVNSKLARERYHTENPGLDANVVSAGGSGFGLMTVLVGIKNGYIPRAEAVSRIGTALNFLQNADRFHGAWSHWISGSTGNVIPFSPMDNGGDLVETAFLVQGLICVREYFKTSTDPTELALSQKADELWKGVEWNWYTQGQNVLYWHWSPNYSFQMNHKLQGFDETMITYVLAAASPTYSIEKSVYQQGWARNGGIKNSASQYGIPVVANHNGATGNVGPMFWSHYSFLGLDPRGLSDEFVNYGDVTANHAKIMYQYGISNPKGWNGYSAKNWGLTASYSRNADGSTGYAAHQPNNDLGIISPTAAISNFPYTPTESMNYLRFLYNENYEKLIGVAGPYDAYSLHYNWVTPRYLAIDQGTIAPMIENQKSAFLWDLFMNAPDVRSGLVKLGFHSTQHGF, encoded by the coding sequence ATGAATTTATTCCGAACTATAAGTTTTTCTTTAGCAACTGCCATACTTTTCAGTTATGGCAGTTGTTCTAATGGGCGGGAGCCCGACATTGTGGAACCGCCAATCGATCCACCTCATACAACAAGATACACCGATCCCCAAATTGTAGAAATGGTGCAGAAAGATGCGCTGAAATATTTTTGGGATTATGCAGAAGTAAATTCCAAATTAGCACGCGAAAGATATCATACAGAAAATCCTGGGTTAGATGCAAATGTTGTTTCTGCGGGTGGATCTGGATTTGGACTGATGACCGTGCTCGTTGGGATTAAAAATGGATATATTCCGCGTGCGGAAGCTGTTTCAAGAATTGGTACCGCACTGAATTTCCTTCAGAATGCCGACCGTTTTCATGGAGCGTGGTCTCACTGGATCAGCGGTAGTACAGGAAATGTAATCCCTTTTAGTCCGATGGATAACGGCGGTGATTTGGTTGAAACAGCTTTTCTCGTTCAGGGATTGATTTGTGTAAGAGAGTATTTTAAAACCTCTACAGACCCTACGGAACTTGCGCTTTCCCAGAAGGCTGACGAACTATGGAAAGGAGTAGAATGGAACTGGTATACCCAGGGCCAAAATGTTCTCTATTGGCATTGGTCACCCAATTACAGTTTTCAGATGAATCATAAACTTCAGGGTTTTGATGAAACTATGATCACCTACGTTTTAGCCGCAGCTTCGCCAACTTACTCCATCGAAAAATCAGTGTATCAGCAGGGATGGGCTAGGAATGGCGGTATAAAAAATTCAGCGTCTCAGTATGGAATCCCCGTCGTGGCGAATCACAACGGCGCCACCGGTAATGTAGGTCCCATGTTTTGGTCACATTATTCTTTTTTAGGATTGGATCCGCGGGGGCTTTCCGATGAGTTTGTGAATTATGGTGACGTCACTGCAAATCATGCGAAAATCATGTATCAGTACGGGATATCAAATCCAAAAGGCTGGAACGGTTATTCTGCAAAAAACTGGGGATTAACAGCCAGTTACAGCAGGAATGCAGATGGAAGTACAGGTTATGCTGCACATCAGCCTAATAACGATCTCGGTATTATCTCGCCTACGGCGGCCATCTCAAATTTCCCTTATACTCCGACTGAAAGCATGAATTACCTAAGATTCCTTTATAATGAAAATTATGAAAAATTAATTGGAGTTGCAGGACCTTACGATGCTTATTCGCTGCATTATAATTGGGTTACCCCTCGTTATCTTGCTATTGATCAGGGAACAATTGCTCCAATGATCGAAAATCAGAAATCAGCCTTTCTCTGGGATCTTTTTATGAATGCTCCGGATGTCAGGTCGGGACTAGTTAAATTAGGATTCCATTCAACACAACATGGATTTTAA
- a CDS encoding LamG domain-containing protein, whose product MKNKILNIISICTFALFAFSCQDLDRPELESFPKDASQPGGPLKFYVAFDGTSTNPLMNAVDSIRAKFPSDNPLASIDGASAKAVQGAKYKYIKYTSANDFAQTAGSFTVSVWTKKSEMKTDHIFSMPAVTDYHWSGGSMFLLTEGSVATPILKFFVKDKTGEKWFEWVGGNSPLGIYNGQWHHLAFVYDGTTSTMTLYVDGQPHAFKSEWTNHGNVVLEPAKITGLKIGAGPQEFTAEQIANNGDDWLKNSYTGGIDQFRMYSSALSAAEVQALFSKKK is encoded by the coding sequence ATGAAAAATAAAATCCTCAATATTATAAGTATCTGCACCTTTGCGCTGTTTGCGTTTTCGTGTCAGGATTTGGACCGCCCCGAACTTGAAAGCTTTCCGAAAGACGCAAGTCAGCCTGGGGGTCCGCTGAAATTTTATGTTGCATTCGACGGTACTTCTACCAATCCTTTAATGAACGCTGTGGATAGCATCCGCGCAAAATTCCCGTCGGACAATCCTTTAGCCTCAATAGATGGCGCGTCTGCGAAAGCAGTGCAAGGCGCGAAATACAAATACATTAAGTATACCAGTGCAAACGATTTTGCACAAACTGCAGGAAGCTTCACGGTATCAGTTTGGACGAAGAAAAGCGAGATGAAAACAGATCACATCTTCAGTATGCCAGCCGTTACTGATTACCACTGGTCAGGTGGTTCTATGTTTTTACTTACAGAAGGTTCTGTAGCCACACCGATTCTTAAATTCTTTGTAAAAGATAAAACCGGCGAAAAATGGTTTGAATGGGTTGGGGGAAACAGTCCGTTAGGTATTTACAACGGTCAGTGGCACCATCTAGCTTTCGTTTACGACGGCACTACGTCTACTATGACACTGTATGTTGACGGGCAGCCACATGCGTTCAAATCTGAATGGACTAATCATGGAAACGTTGTTTTGGAGCCTGCGAAAATCACCGGATTAAAAATTGGTGCAGGTCCGCAGGAATTTACTGCTGAACAGATAGCCAATAATGGCGATGACTGGTTAAAAAATTCATATACAGGAGGCATTGACCAGTTTAGAATGTACTCTTCAGCACTTTCTGCCGCAGAAGTTCAGGCTTTATTCTCCAAGAAAAAATAG